tttttgtataggtCATGCAAATGTCAGTACATTTCTAGGTCCCTCTGTGAAAAAGCTCTGTAACACAGCTGTACACTGCCATAGTCCCTAAAGGCCGGGTGTCTGTCACCTCCATTTTCTTCAGCCCACAAAGCCCAAAGCCCACCCAATTGTTTATGAGTGTGAAATAACACACTAATCAACCTGCCTGTCAGGGGGCATTGGGACAGTGTATTCAGACCTGAAAATGACCTTGCTACTGTGAGCTGGGAACAAGAAAAGTTGCTGAAAatgtaacagttttttttttttttttattgggctGCTCTTACAAATGCTTACAAAGTGACGGCATTTCCTCAGTTTTTGAATGCTTAAGCCAATACAAGAAACACCAATCTGCACAGTAGGGACCTTGCAACACAGCCATGGTGAACATTGTAAATGTGTGATAAAGAAAAGAACATTATGTTCCTTTTTGCCGGTTTCTGAGAATTGTATTTTCTCTATTGACaatacatgtacatttttatttgacagaCACTTCTCTGAAGCCTATGCTAATGATTTTGGTTTGTAGTAGCAGTTTGCAcaacattttgtgttgtttttaagtaAACACTAATCTAAGTAAATTTACTTCTTCTACCCTGTTGGAGCCATTATGAagctttgctttttgttttgagtaTATACCcttttgatgaaaataaaagggtatatactgttttttttctcactttttttcaaaatgaaacttAACATTGTTGCCATTGTTACATTGTCCACACTGACGCACTCAGAGGCATaagctatatatatatgctatcGCCATAATCATGGGCTGTGTGCTACAACTCTGTCTACGGGGAATAAACCCACCAGCAGGACAATGCCCAGCCTCATAAACACCTCTTGaccccctgtctgtctgtcctctaaCCACAGAGTCCAAAAGAGAGGAAGGATATGGAAAGAGGAGCTGacaacaaaagagagaaagaaattgcCTGTGCAAAAACACTGTATCgtaacacattgctatgatggAAGTTGAGTCGAGTGAGCTGGCGTAACCATTTCCTATCACTATCAGCCCACCCCAACAAGAGCAGGAGTTACTTTTCAGAAACTTCTAGTGATTCTCCCCTACAAACCCCTGTGTCAGAGGCGTGATCGAGAAAACCCCTCCCCTGAAACCTAGTCATCTCAGCATGTCACCTCATTAGTGAGAGCAGATGACGATtcaaaggggagaaagagacagagacaaggagAGTTAGACAGAAGAGAGGTCATTGTATGATGATTCCAGCtgatttaatatatattatttgcaGGTATCAGCATATACTGAAGCTACTTTTTCCACATCTATTAACCTGACAAGTGGATGCATTTTACTGTTCCTtgtggaaacttttaaaaagaaatcaagaggAGACGAAAAGGAAAAAGGACTGTGGATTCTGAATGTGGAGAGTTCCCtagtttgggttttttaaactttcttctTCCAGATCGGTTACCCACTTTACCATGGCGGCCAGGTGGATACTCCTCATACTGGGTGAGTCACATCTGTCATGCATTTGCACAGTGGTTTAGATGGAAAAACATCTGCTGAGGaagtttaaaaatgttctgTGCTTCAAGGACAGAAACTAACTGGCTTTAGTTGCCTACAAACCTTTCAGAATAGGGATTTATATCAGTGTATGTCTTCTGTTATGATCTGACATTTTAGACAAAAACAGATATGGACACTTTTAACACGTTACTGAAATCAAATGTATACATGGAGTGGAGTCAATAAAGTTAATACTTGCCTAATAATAGTCGTTCAAATGTGTTTATAGagcactttttttgttaaacgttgaccaaagtgctttacagagaaatttaaaataaaatcacacaatcaaaatgaaaatgaatcagTAAAAGACGTATTAGACAACATTAAAACTATTTTACTGTATACAATAATGTTTATTTCTGAATTCTTTGTTTAACGACATTTTGCGGAGATAAAAATCTGCCAGCAAGTCTCACTGGCAGAAACTGAAACTGCCACAGTTCTTAATGCAAGCCTCTCTGAGTGTGGGAAAGAGCCCAAATCAATTAGAAGAAAAGAAGGCGAGTGATGCTGAACACAGCAGCCTTTCTTCAAACAACTCACTATATTGGCTCCACTGCACACTGCAActtctgtttttctgcttttaaaGTGTATTTATACACTATGAGCTCATTGCATAGCACCCACGTTGCTTGTCGCTTAATAGCACCCACTGTCACACAGGAAGAAACTCCAGGCGTTGCCATGAGACAGCACAACATTGAGAAATACAAACTTCTGCAAGCGACTAACATTTCATGATGTCCTATTTGCAATCTCAGCAAGCTATTATTAATCCTGTGTTCAGATATGAATGTAAAATTAATCCAGGCTACATCATGATATCAGctgcacacatttaaaaaaaatctgaaaacagtttagggtGTTAATTCTACATAATGTAAATTAGTTTTTCATCTTATTAAATTAGTAATTAAATGATCAGTTCTGCCAAATCACAGAataattttggggcattttaagcctttatttttataggacaactgaagacatgaaaggggcaatgacatacagcaaagggctgcaggtcagagtcaaacccgggtCCGCTGTATTGAGGAATAAAACCTCCATACATGGGCAcgcactctaccaactgagctacccaagCGCCCAGAGCTCAGAGAGAGCTTTTgaaagtacataattccattcACCTCCAATGTATTAGTGCCGCTGCACACACTTGAGCAGTGAATATCGCCAACAGATAATACAAAAACTTTCTGCATGGCTAGACATCACTATTAATAAGTGGGAATATGCATCTTCAtgatttaaatgaactgacctTGACAAATTACCTGCTTCTTTTAATGATGATTACAGAATGAATTGTATAAACTGATAATGGGAAGAAAAAAGTGACTGGACTCTTTCTTCCTGTTTCCATTAGTCTGTCCGTCACACCCATCTGGTGTCATTTAGGCAACCACGGTGGACTGACTCTACATTTTTACTGTCTGAGGATATGGCCTAATGCTTTTTTTGTGCTTGTGCCACGCCAGCTGATGTTTCCTCATACATAGGAAGCAGAGTTCTCCAGACACCCATGTGTTCATTTAGAATAATGGTGCAAATGCTGTAAGAACAATCTGAGGAAATGAAGTTAGCGAATGAGGGAATTTATCTTTTCAACAGAGTGTGTTTAAAATCAGGACATTTTTGGTGGTGTCATTTGATCAAACTGATCATTTAATATCCCTGAAGCTAAACTTAGAATACgttagaagttttttttttattagtgtaGATTAAGAGATTAAGCATAGGTGCCAGTGTAGCAGATGTTGCATTATTGCTTAGAAGGTGATGAACTCGTAGACTTACAGTCGCCCTCTTGCTTTTCAggtctgtatctctctctcatcatgGTCCTGTCGGAACAAGAATGCCCTGAAGGATTTATACGTGTGGGCGAAACCTGCATTGgtatgaaaaaacaaacttatTTTAACACATAACCCACCATGGAAAAACAGGCATATGGTGGCCTTGTGCACTTTAGTTTGTCATAGTTTTGTCATCTTTGCATTTAGAAATCAGAAACTGAAAATATGTTATGGTTTGTTACCGCTtaacaaaatgtatcaaatgGTTTGCTAGATAATTCATGTGAAATCAAATCATGTATAAAATTTGCATTCAACATGTATTACcacataactttattttttggtATGAAACGAGTGTTAATTGCATCTTTTTCATGTTCACGTCCTTAATTAAGATGACAATGAATGTGCTGTGGAGGATAATGGTATTGGCCGATGTGGAGAGAATGCAGACTGTCACAACACATACGGCAGCTTCACCTGCCACTGTCATGATGGTTTCAGATCACGAGAGCAGACAACATCTCTAACATGTAAAGGTCAGTCATCTTGTGTATTGAATCATCATGGCGGAGACGCTGATTCAAAGTTGTACAGCTGCAGTCGTCATTCAAATATAAAAGTCCTGTCCTTATCTTTTCCCTCAAGATATCAATGAGTGTGCGGAGAACAAAAGCATCTGTGGACTTAATGCCAAATGTGTTAATGCACAGCCATATTATTCCTGCACATGTGATGAAGGATTCATTTCCACTACTGGGAAGAAAAGTTTTAGTCACAGAGACAACGTTACATGTCAAGGTAAGGTGCTTGTCAGTGCACTCACTGTAAAAACAATACTGTGGTAGGTTATATATAGGGTATGtaccatactgtatgtattcctTTCTCAACTATTCTTCCTTCACTTATAGATATTGATGAATGTCAAGAGGAAAAGGTTTGTGGTCAAAATGCAACATGTTTCAACACACCAGGCAGTTATCGCTGTGTCTGTGATACTGGCTTTGGACTGAAATCAGGCAAATCTAACTTCTCTGGCAATCAGGAGCAATGTGAAGGTGAGGACATAACATGATGcttcaaaatatttttcaatttttactatttactatttattttatctaGTAATGAgtgatgttgtgtgtatttttcaagAAAATTGTCCCACAAAAGTGGAACGAAGTAAAAGAAAGTTTAGACAATTCAATTTAGTTCTAACTTTGGCAGCAGTTTACATTCCACCACGGTAATAAGATGGTAATAGTGGGGTAACAGTGTGATAATAAAGAGGTAATATATAGGTAATAACTTGAAATTACCAAAGTAACAACTGGGTAATAGATCACAGTTATAAGATGTAATACTGGGGTAACAAAGTGATAAGAAGCTAACAGATGTAATAACATGCAACTAGGAATGGGTTTGATGATAACCATGTGTATATCTGGACAGTGGTAACATAGctatattaatattgtaataacatgataataatggggtaatatatgttgatgttttcacacacaactTATCACCTATATATTACCTCTTCATTATCACACTGTTACCCCACTATTACCATCTTATTAccgtggtggaatgtaaagtgCTACCCTGACTTCTTCGGACTTTcaaggttgtgtgtgtatttactgAATGTCTGTGCTGGGTTTTTGTTctgctttatgtttttatgcattttctttaaaaacctATCAAGTGCCATTTTGGATATGTAATGTATGACATTCTGGTGGACCAGGATGTTTGTTGTTCCATTAGCACTGACAGAAACATGCAATACCATTTTCCACTCccggatttttttttcattttagacaTATGTATGATTGATAAAACAATCTGCGGAAATGGAACCTGCCACCACGGAGCCAGCGGCCATTACTGTGCATGCCATGCAGGGTTCACTAACTATGGCAGCAAAGGGTCTCGCTGCACTGGTAAAAACATTAACACTCAAATTTTTCCAACCTCTATTACTGAACCGGTGTTTGTTcagtaaatatactgtatgtaaacagGAGTACACAAGTATAGATATCATCATAATATGAATGCCATGGTCATCAACAAGCatattaaatgaaacaaaacctGTTCTTTCCTTAGCTTTAAACTGTGATGCATTCCAAGATATGAGCATGAAAGAGGTAACACTACACCACAAAAATTGTACCATAGTTCAACATATATTTAACATGTCTATgggctaatgttttttttcgttCTCCCCAAATTGCTCTTCTAGAAATTTCATGATGCAAAGGATCTCATGATGCAGTTGAAAAAAAGCTGTCTGGACCTTACAGAAAGTGAGAATCCGACAGAGCTGGATGGAGAGGAGCTATTAAAGGTATTTCTGCACATAATGTAATTGAAATGCAATTTGATTATGCAAATCAAAAGCCTTCAGTTCCTCAGAACCAACACAGAAATGGGAAGTTCTGTCCCATCAAGCTCTGTCACATTGTATTCACATGTCTGTGCACAACTATGCAGACTGTTTATTTTGACCTGAGGTGGTATGCAGCCTGAAAGTCTGCCTCAGTCTGACTCTGTCTCCTGTTATTCCTTCACATGCTGGTGTtgctccctctccccctcctctcctgtGGCTGTAGAGAATGCTGTCTATTATTGATGAGCTATTGTCCCATGGAGTCTTTGATAATAACAAGTATGTCTCCACCTTTTTAAACATCGTGGAGAACACTCTGGGGTTCATAGCACCTCTAATTAAGCCCCCGGGCACAACAAGATCTTCCACTCACACAGGTACACAGACAAattgtttttcagattttttcaaaaactttttCAGATGCACTGTATTGTTCAGCTGGTAGATTTCTCTTTTGCTGAAATCGTCAGTATTGACAAGCAAGGGTTGTTGATACAAATGTGATCTTTTTATCTGGGTCCAGAGATTGGCCTGCGGGTACATAAGGGGCCTGACTTACCCCAGGGAGATGTGACTTTATCATCTAAGCAAGTTCAGCTGGACATCCAGTTGGAGACAGCTGCTGGAGATCCCTCCTATTACCCTGGTAACGATCATACCTATAATTATACATTTGTAGCCACTTTCATTAGGATGCAAGTAACTTATGCAATGTAACAAATGTCCATTTAATCCAGTGTTATCCTGTTGTTATTGTAAAAGGCTTTACAACAGTGGCCTTGCTGAGCTATGCAAACCTGGAAGACTCTGCAAATGGCTTCTTCAGTGGGATGAAACCACAAGCGAACGAAAGCTTTCAGATCAACTCAAAAGTTGTGACTGTCACTGTCAGTAACAGAAACACAAGCCACCTCAAAGAGCCCGTCAAATTGACTTTCAACCACCTCAAACAGGTAGCATCTAGTTTGTCATGAAGGATGATTGTCTATCTCTGCAGGAAAATATTACTTCTATAATGGTCATTATCTCTGTTTTGTTTCACAGTCAAATGAATCCAACCACACGTGTGTGTTCTGGGATTCCTCGGAGAAAGGGGGGTCATGGTCTGCTCGTGGCTGCAGTGTGGTGGAGTCCagccctgaacacactgtgtgTTCCTGCAACCATCTGAGCAGCTTTGCTGTGCTCATGGCGCTCTATGAGATAAAGGTTAAAACTCTCAAATTTAATGATACATAGTGAATCACGGCGCTTACAGTTCAGAGTTTCTTGAAacatctctctgtgtgtgtgtgtgtgtgtgtgtgtgtgtgtgtgtgtgtgNNNNNNNNNNtgtgtgtgtgtgtgtgtgtgtgtgtgtgtgtgtgtgtgtgtactgcaaTGTCCTTCTCTTTCTATCAACAGGACAACGACAACAAGTTTGTGTTGAATCTGATCACCCAAGTGGGTCTGTCACTTTCACTAATTTGCCTGTTCATCTGCATCCTGACGTTCTCGTTGATCCACTCCATCAAAAGTCCAAGAACCACCATCCACCTGCACCTCTGTATTAGCCTCTTCATTGCCACCGTTATCTTCCTTGCAGGCATTTCTCGTACGGAGAGCCAGGTAAATACTTCTGCAACAGCTTGCACAGTCAATATGCCTGCTAAGTCTCAATGAATGCAGTAAGATTTCTGACTCATTCAAATACAGCAGAGGAATAGATTGAATAGATTTGATTCTGTATTTATTACTTATTTCATAATAATCTTtggtaagtttttttttgtacgcACCAACCACCGAGGCAAATTCCTTGTTAATGTTAAGTACTTGGCAGTAAAGCCTTTCTGATTATGATACTAAGGAACAGCACAGCTGCTAAATGATTGATGTGGGTGCTGAATATTTATAAacaacatttcagttttttccaTATTTGTTTCTCCTCATTTCTCAGCAtcctttgtccttttttcactGCTGTCATCCGGTTCTTCATCTCTCTCCCTACTGCATTAGGTTGGCTGTGCAGTGGTAGCAGGGCTGCTGCATTTCTTCTTCCTGGCAGCATTTTGCTGGATGTGTCTGGAGGGCATTCAACTCTTCAGGATGGTAGTCCTGGTCTTTAACGCCAACTTCAAAATTCTCTACATGATGGCAGGTGGCTATGGAGTCCCAGCTGTTATTGTCGCTGTATCCGCCTTAGCTAATCCCAAGGGATATGGCACCGAAAGACAGTAAGTTCCCCACACAGATGCtatatttgtcttgtttttaatttataccTGAATCCCAGGTTATGGTGCCATAATTCTCAATGTGCATTGCAGTTGTTGGTTGAACCTTGAATTCATTTGGAGTTTCTTTGGCCCTGCCTGCGTCATCATCATTGTGAGtaagaaaataattatttagtTGAAAAATATCCCAAACATTTGAACATTGATAAAACCTCATCATCCCTTTTCCTTTCaggtaaacatttttttctttctcgtCACTGTGTGGAAGTTGGCACAGAAGATTACAAGTTTAAACCCTGACCTGGACAATCTGCAGAAAATAAAGTGAGTCAGCACAAGCTGCCTGCAGCAATCAGACACACGTATGCTGTACAAAGTTTGCATGTTTGTAAAAATGGGAACATAATTTGACTGAAAAGACATTAAGACTAAATATTCTTCCCTAAAATGTGAACTACTCTTGTTAAAGTGCCTCAGATtaacctgtgtgtgtctttgttgccTCCTGCAGGGCGTTCACCATTACTGCAGTGGCTCAGCTGTGTTTGTTGGGCACCATGTGGATCTTTGGTTGCTTCCAGTTGAATGAGAGCACAATAATCACATCTTACCTGTTTACCATCTTTGGCAGCTTTCAGGGCGTTATGCTCTTCATCATGCACTGTCTGTTTTCTAAACAGGTCAGTCAATCTCCTCTCAAAAATAAAAGCTATGCTGCTTTTTCTGGTGTCCAAACTCAATTTGTATTCTGATTTCAGGTgagggaagaatatggaaaCATCCTGTCCAGATGCTGTGCACCTGGGAAGAAGAGCTACTCAAACTTCAGTTATTCGAACACCAGCAAAGCTCATGTAAGCCGTTATTTGAATGTCACCGCAGTGTCTCTGATTCAGGTGGAATGacagtgaagacagtaaagTTAAACTTATTATCCAATCACTTTGTTGTCAACACTCACTGGATCTAGAAAAGAATTACATTCACTTATTGTTAAATAACAAATGCCTTCAAACATGTAGTATGCATGTGGACAGCATACACTTGATCTGTAATTAGATTTCTTAAGACTTAATGCGGTTAAGTCATTAGAAGTTTGATTTGGAAACCTTCCGaaagcaaaaacacataaatctttttcagggTTTGAAGATGACATGGTATTATAGGAGATGTGAAGTGAAGTGTGTCAGAGCACAGCCTATCCTGAGAATGAAAGAGTACTGACAGTGTCTTTTGTGACTTATGGGCTTGTCTCTTCCCTATGTGGTTCTCAGGCATCAAAGAGCACCCAGGACACAGGAGAGTCTTGCATGTGAGGAGTAAAACAGTGTCGTGGGAGCAAAGTCTGATTTATTTCCATCTCAGACATCCGGCCAACTACTACCCTCCCATTTTGTGAAAAATGCACCAGTTTGCATCACTGCAAAATGTTGTAAATAGTAtccttatttacattttctttacttttttgttactgAGCTGGTCTATGTGTTTAAAGCTAAAATGCAACTGGTGGtcataatttaataaaattCAGGATTTCCTTCAAAACGAGAAATCACATTTGACAGTTTTACCATAATAGAgattacttattttatttgagTATTTATTGAATGATAAAAAATGAATCCCTTATTTTGGACCAAAAAATTAAAGTGATAGATCATTTTTATGAAGACCTGTTTAATCAGGTACATCTAACATGGCTCGTCATGTCATCCAGGTACTTTATTCAACcagcaaagaaaaacatttctgaaGCATCCACTATTTTCTgtacaaacaacaaagatagttttgaaacagaaatacgctgaaatttgtgtgtgtatattgccGGGCAATGGGTAATTCAGCATGCTGTAAcatgttaaatgtatttttttttacaaatagttTAAAAGAGTTGGTATTTATCAAGTTTTAAACTTGAATGTTcaaagataacttttgttattattgtctATAAAGATGTTAGTACAATTTAGACTTTGTGATTGATGTTTGGTCAAAATACCCATcttttattctgtatttttcttgcCTCTGCTGGAagctttaaattaaataaatatcctGATGTACCTCAGGTTCTGTGTGAAGGTCTTCTCACCAATGGCcttgaattattttatttaaaatatatactgtatatatatgtaaataagtTTTGAACCTCTGAAGGAAAAAAACTACTTTATTTTCAAAGTTCTTTATGTCAGAGTCAAGATTTcgcagaaaaaaagcaacaaaatattAGCAAACTACGAGTAAAGTGAAGAGCTTTGTAACAGAAAGCCATTGCCAAACCAAGGCAATGATATCTTCAATTCCAACTTCATTTGTGACACTTTACTTTAAAGATAGAAactgtgtacatacagtacagaggAAATAGAAGATTATCATCTCTTCCTTCCTGTTGACGTAGAATACATGATGGCCTCAAAACAAGTCTTaagtctaaaaaaacaaacaaattcttTAAGAAGTCTCAAACATATGTTTTATTGTACAATATTTAAGTGTAGCTTAAACTGAGTGTCCCCTCTTTAAACATGACAAATCATGCTACTGTAAGTTGCTTATGCCTTTTTTGGTTTATACTTACCTCCTGagaattatcttttaaatgtttAGTATGGCATCCGAGTGTCCCGTTCTTCCAAGCAGGATCTCACAAGCTTTACCAGAAACCCTTGAGGCAACTAATCATCATCGTGCTCTCCTCTTCAAACTCCTCTGATGTCCGTCTCTGTGCttaatgtatgtttatgtgaCTGACAGTGGGCGATAATCTTCATGATACCAGTTGAATTACAGACTCAAATCTCCTGTTTTGAAGGACATGGAACTAGCAGTGAGAATTTGAGAAAGTAGCTGACTATTTTTACTGTTGAATTATTCAGCTTGCATTGGATCAATACTACAAACTGAAAGTGATGGCTGAGATCCCCTCTGGTGCAAAGGATCAACAAGGACGGTAATTAGATAGAAGGACCACATCCAGGGGGGAAGAGGACGGAAAATGCAGATCCGGCAGGCAGCTATAAAAAAGTTGCCAAACctctggagagagaaaaagccgGACCAGGGAGAATGAGAATCAGTCAGAGAGGCAGGACGAAGAAAGGGAGACCAACGAGAGCAAATGATTGTGAACAATAGTGAATACTTATCGTGGCCAATCAGGCAGCTCTCATTTACTCTGCACCATCACAAATAATCCAGTGTTCATCCGGAGGCGTCTGGTGGTAAGTTTGATTTATTATTCATAACCATTTCACGGTAATTTACTTCATAGATAACACAGTTAGAACATTCTTCTGTGGCAGCAAATTAGTCTAAGGGAAGGTGGATCTAGGAAAGCTGGATTCCTCCTTGATTTTATCTAATTCATCCACTTTCATTATAAATGAGAGCTGTGAGGAGTTAAAGAAAGATTctgacatccatttaaaatgtggatAATGAGAATTAGCACTTCCCCCAGATGGGTGTTTCTTTATTATGCCTACGTTGTTAAGAAACGTTTTGTTCTGTTTAAAGAACACAGTAAAAGAAGTATAAAACAAGAGATTCAGAGTAACAGCCTTGATGTTTGAGAAAAGATACAGTATCTGTCATGGTAAATTATATCATGGTCAAGAAGGCAGCATTCCTTTGCTATAACATCCTCCTAATAcctaaaataatttcttttaatcATGCAGTTTCCCTGGAATCACACGCTCCAGGGAAAACACCACTCTCTGTACATAGTCTATTGATGAAGTAAGAGAGAGGTACCAGAAAGAACTGCAaaagcaaaatataaataaatgaacacaaatggaCTGCTTGATCAGCTGTGAGTTACCGGTGAAGACACAAGGAGAAACTATGGAGTTTATTGACTTTCCCTGAGGCTTCAAGTGGTATTTTTTAGCCTTTGGAGGTCTTGATACTCAACAGTTTATGTGGAGGTTGCTAACAAAGCAACACGTTTAAAGAGTCTTTTGGTCAGAAGATGGAAAACAGCcagattaatttttttaaaagcagtgtTGACTttttacataaagacatttCTGCTCCTGGAACTCACTGGAGGgctttttacattacatgtcatttagcggacaacttacaattgctatatatatatatatatatatatatacacagtatatatgtcagaggtcgcaCACCTCTAGAACGACTATAGGTTAAGTTTCTTGCTTAGGGACACTTTGgatgatgtatcacagtgggaatcagACGCttgtctcccacaccaaaggcatgtgtcatatccactgcgccatcaccacccctcATAGGTTTTGTATGCCTACTAAGAGAGTCTGTGCACATTATTGCTGTGCCTGGGGAGTAAGAATCAATGAACCTGTTACAAATATCTTGCCTAGTGGCTGATGCATGCAGTATCACAATAGGATGAATGTTGCTAATGCACATCCTTCTGCTTAAAGTTTGAATGACAACAAATATTA
The nucleotide sequence above comes from Etheostoma spectabile isolate EspeVRDwgs_2016 chromosome 15, UIUC_Espe_1.0, whole genome shotgun sequence. Encoded proteins:
- the adgre5a gene encoding adhesion G protein-coupled receptor E2 — translated: MAARWILLILGLYLSLIMVLSEQECPEGFIRVGETCIDDNECAVEDNGIGRCGENADCHNTYGSFTCHCHDGFRSREQTTSLTCKDINECAENKSICGLNAKCVNAQPYYSCTCDEGFISTTGKKSFSHRDNVTCQDIDECQEEKVCGQNATCFNTPGSYRCVCDTGFGLKSGKSNFSGNQEQCEDICMIDKTICGNGTCHHGASGHYCACHAGFTNYGSKGSRCTALNCDAFQDMSMKEKFHDAKDLMMQLKKSCLDLTESENPTELDGEELLKRMLSIIDELLSHGVFDNNKYVSTFLNIVENTLGFIAPLIKPPGTTRSSTHTEIGLRVHKGPDLPQGDVTLSSKQVQLDIQLETAAGDPSYYPGFTTVALLSYANLEDSANGFFSGMKPQANESFQINSKVVTVTVSNRNTSHLKEPVKLTFNHLKQSNESNHTCVFWDSSEKGGSWSARGCSVVESSPEHTVCSCNHLSSFAVLMALYEIKDNDNKFVLNLITQVGLSLSLICLFICILTFSLIHSIKSPRTTIHLHLCISLFIATVIFLAGISRTESQVGCAVVAGLLHFFFLAAFCWMCLEGIQLFRMVVLVFNANFKILYMMAGGYGVPAVIVAVSALANPKGYGTERHCWLNLEFIWSFFGPACVIIIVNIFFFLVTVWKLAQKITSLNPDLDNLQKIKAFTITAVAQLCLLGTMWIFGCFQLNESTIITSYLFTIFGSFQGVMLFIMHCLFSKQVREEYGNILSRCCAPGKKSYSNFSYSNTSKAHASKSTQDTGESCM